One genomic window of Acidobacteriota bacterium includes the following:
- the purD gene encoding phosphoribosylamine--glycine ligase, with the protein MNILLIGSGGREHALAWKMAQSPLVDVVHSAPGNPGMDAVGPCFDVAADDVDGLVKLALQIEPDLIVIGPEAPLALGLSDILRARGFDVFGPSREAAKLEASKAFSKARMVKYGVPTAAYGEFTEAAPAKAFLKKMAAPYVLKADGLAAGKGVVIAETLAQAEAEIDEMLSGKFGDASATLVIEEFMHGEEASVFVITDGTGAVYLPAAQDHKRVGDGDTGPNTGGMGAYAPAPVVTDAVMAQVKREIAEPMLKGMAKDGMPYQGVLYIGVMVTSDGPKVVEFNARFGDPECQVLMKGLKGDIVPVILVAATGGLKGNEKDFERLLELSDFAPTATVVMAANGYPGHYEKGSVIEGVKEAGALDGVTVFHAGTDVLADGTLVAKGGRVLNVTASGSTLREAVDRAYAGVDAIHWPGGFCRRDIGWRALGGKKG; encoded by the coding sequence ATGAACATTCTCCTCATCGGATCGGGCGGCCGCGAACACGCCCTGGCCTGGAAGATGGCCCAGTCGCCGCTGGTGGATGTGGTGCATTCCGCGCCCGGCAATCCCGGCATGGACGCGGTTGGCCCCTGTTTCGACGTGGCGGCGGACGACGTCGACGGGCTGGTGAAGCTGGCCCTGCAGATCGAGCCGGACCTCATTGTGATCGGTCCGGAGGCGCCCCTGGCGCTGGGGCTGTCGGATATCCTTCGTGCGCGCGGGTTCGATGTGTTCGGTCCGTCGCGCGAAGCGGCGAAGCTTGAAGCGTCGAAGGCTTTCTCGAAGGCGCGGATGGTGAAGTACGGCGTGCCGACAGCGGCTTACGGCGAGTTCACCGAAGCGGCGCCTGCCAAGGCGTTCCTCAAGAAGATGGCGGCCCCTTATGTGCTGAAGGCGGACGGCCTAGCGGCCGGCAAAGGTGTGGTGATCGCCGAGACGCTGGCCCAGGCGGAAGCCGAGATCGACGAGATGCTGTCGGGCAAGTTCGGCGACGCCTCGGCGACGCTGGTCATTGAAGAATTCATGCACGGCGAAGAAGCGAGCGTGTTCGTCATCACCGATGGCACAGGCGCGGTCTATCTCCCGGCGGCGCAGGACCACAAACGGGTCGGCGACGGTGACACCGGACCGAACACCGGCGGCATGGGCGCCTATGCGCCGGCGCCGGTGGTGACCGACGCGGTGATGGCGCAGGTGAAGCGCGAGATCGCCGAGCCAATGCTGAAGGGCATGGCGAAAGACGGCATGCCCTATCAGGGCGTGCTGTACATCGGCGTCATGGTGACGTCCGACGGGCCCAAGGTCGTGGAATTCAATGCGCGGTTCGGCGACCCTGAGTGCCAGGTGCTGATGAAGGGGCTCAAGGGCGACATCGTGCCCGTGATTCTCGTGGCGGCGACCGGCGGCCTGAAAGGCAATGAGAAGGATTTCGAACGCCTGCTGGAACTGAGCGACTTTGCGCCGACAGCAACCGTCGTGATGGCGGCGAACGGCTATCCCGGCCATTACGAGAAGGGTAGCGTCATCGAAGGCGTGAAGGAAGCCGGCGCGCTCGACGGCGTCACGGTATTTCATGCGGGTACGGACGTTCTGGCTGACGGCACGCTGGTCGCCAAGGGCGGGCGTGTGCTGAACGTGACCGCAAGCGGGTCGACTTTGCGCGAAGCGGTCGACCGGGCCTATGCCGGTGTGGACGCCATTCACTGGCCTGGTGGATTCTGCCGGCGCGACATCGGCTGGCGGGCGCTAGGTGGCAAAAAGGGGTAG